The proteins below come from a single Garra rufa chromosome 25, GarRuf1.0, whole genome shotgun sequence genomic window:
- the LOC141301249 gene encoding tumor susceptibility gene 101 protein-like: MAVVNEGALKKMLKQYKYRDLTVREITNVISQYKDLKPVMDPYVFNDGSSRDLMSLTGTVPVSYRGNVYNIPVCLWLLDTYPYNPPICFVKPTSAMMIKTGKHIDANGKIYLPYLHEWKHPQSDLYGLIQVMIVVFGEEPPVFSRPTTQPPYQAFQAAGPPNQSYMPGMPAVSPYGPNPNPCGYPGYPYPGGNAYPATGGPAHYTSQTPVTTVGPSRDGTIGEDTIRASLISAVSDKLRWRMKEEMDRAQAELDALKRTEEDLKKGHQKLEDMVSRLDQEVAEVDRNIELLKKKDEELSEALEKMENQSENNDIDDVIIPTAPLYKQILNLYAEENAIEDTIFYLGEALRRGVIDLEVFLKHVRLLSRKQFQLRALMQKARKTAGLSDLY; this comes from the exons ATGGCTGTTGTCAACGAAGGAGCTCTTAAAAAGATGCTGAAG CAATACAAGTACAGAGATCTCACTGTCAGAGAGATAACAAACGTCATCTCTCAGTACAAAGACCTCAAACCTGTTATGGATCCGTATG TGTTTAATGACGGATCGTCCAGAGACTTGATGAGCCTCACAGGAACTGTTCCAGTTAGTTATAGAG GGAATGTGTATAATATCCCCGTGTGCTTGTGGCTGCTGGATACGTATCCCTACAATCCTCCTATATGCTTTGTGAAGCCCACAAGTGCGATGATGATCAAGACCGGCAAACACATCGACGCCAACGGCAAGATCTACCTGCCATACCTGCACGAGTGGAAACAC CCTCAGTCAGATCTGTACGGCCTCATCCAGGTCATGATTGTTGTGTTTGGTGAGGAGCCGCCCGTTTTCTCCAGACCCACCACACAACCTCCTTACCAGGCCTTCCAAGCAGCCGGACCCCCGAACC AGTCCTACATGCCAGGAATGCCAGCAGTATCTCCCTATGGGCCGAACCCAAACCCCTG TGGTTACCCAGGCTACCCTTACCCAGGAGGCAATGCTTATCCTGCCACAGGCGGTCCAGCACATTACACTTCCCAGACTCCTGTCACTACTGTGG GTCCAAGTCGTGATGGTACCATCGGCGAAGACACCATCCGAGCGTCGCTGATCTCAGCCGTGAGCGATAAACTGCGCTGGAGAATGAAGGAGGAGATGGACAGAGCACAAGCCGAGCTAGACGCCCTGAAGAGAACAGAGGAAGACCTGAAGAAAGGACACCAGAAGCTGGAAGACATGGTGTCCCGCCTGGACCAGGAAGTG GCTGAGGTGGACAGAAACATCGAGCTCCTCAAGAAGAAGGACGAGGAACTGAGCGAAGCTCTGGAGAAGATGGAGAACCAGTCGGAGAACAACGACATCGACGACGTGATCATCCCGACAGCGCCGCTCTACAAACAGATCCTGAACCTGTACGCAGAGGAGAACGCCATCGAGGACACCATCTTCTACCTGGGAGAAGCCCTGCGTAGAGGAGTCATCGACCTGGAGGTCTTCCTCAAG CATGTGCGTCTGCTGTCCCGGAAGCAGTTCCAGCTGCGAGCGCTCATGCAGAAAGCGCGAAAGACGGCCGGACTCAGTGACCTCTACTGA